Genomic window (Rhinoraja longicauda isolate Sanriku21f chromosome 35, sRhiLon1.1, whole genome shotgun sequence):
TAAAAACAAGGGAAAAACCCACAAGCCTGCAGTCTAGGCCGCCACAGGGACCAATTATAAAAGGAACACCGTGATGAGACTAAACCAAGCAGcaatttatttttgtctttgaGTTTAAGCATTTTAAATTTTACATCGATCCTTTGGAAAAATCCTTCACACCGGAGGGCAAAAGAGCTTGCCGTGCCAAGGCACACTAGTGGCCCTGGTCCTCAGCACAGCTGTAACTCGGCATGAGATTAGTGTCGAGGGTTAGAgtggggtgaaggaggggggcaATGAAATCAAAATCCTTGCACAGAGACCCAGTGAATTTTTGAACTGTTATTATTCTCAACTACCTATTCAAGGCAgaaaatggctcggttgtaatcacgtatagactttccactgattggttagcaagcaacaaaagcttttcactggacctctgtacacatgacaatagactaaactgaagcaaccaggagatccagtggatcttgggagatacagggaggtggtggtgggggatttGTATGGGTAGAGCTAGTGACAAATGCTAGAGATGAAACGGTGTCgagtgtcagatgaggaaaggaATTAAATACAGAGgaattaaaggtatcacaaaatgctggagtaacttagcgggtcaggcagcatctctggagaaggaatgggtgacgtttcgggtcgagacccttcttcagactgatgtcagggggggtgggacaaagaaaggatataggtggagacaggaatacaATGGGATAatcaggaaggggaggggaagagagggacagaggagctatctaaaggtggaaggggacagagggTATCAGGGGACTCGAGGATGGAAAGTATGCACGTGGGGAATACTAGAGTGAGGGGGGCAGCAAGTCTTCGGGATGTAGATGGAACCAATCACAGGGAGCACGTCGATTCCAGATAGCACTGggccaggattgaatccaggtgctGGAGCTTTGAAACAGCTGCTCCACAAACCTCTGCTCCCACCAAAAGGTCATAACAGAAATAATTCTCCGCATTGCCTTTTGAAATAACAGATGGTAATTTATGGCTGAGCGGACAAATCTACACTGTAGAATGTTTCAGCCGCAAGATGGAATTCTTGAAAACCTAACATTTGATGCCAGTTGTTCAAAATAAAGTTTCAACCAATATACTTCCAATTCAGGAGGTCTATTTAGAACAGATTAGAATTAAGTATATTGTTCAACCATGCTGAtacttttaaccaaaaataaacgAGCGTCTCATTCTGCATCTTCACACTGCAGTGCAGTAACATTTCAGCAAATTAACCATCCTCGTTGATTTGGACACAAATGAACGGGGAAAATATTGTTCATAGGCTgacaagcagaattaggccatttggcccatcgaatctactccgccattcaatcatggctgatccattgctccctctcaaccgcattcaaTAGTCTTTTCCCCACAACGCttgccacccgtactaatcaagaatctatcgatctctgcctttaaaatatccattgacggcctccacagccttctgtgtcaaagaattccacaattgTGTGAAAAAACTCTGGCACCCAGAGTGTGTGTTGATTTAGATTTTACAACATAGTTGTCAGTGAAGTGAGAACTGGTTTTGCCAGTCAGTACTCAGGATCATAAACCTGACTGCTTTAAAATTCCACTCGAATTCAAAGGGGGATGTCTTACAAAGACATTTGTAATGTCTTACAAATTCAATGGGGAGATGTTTAGGCGCTGAACAAACCTTCTAACAAGTTCTGGAATGTGCCTGTTTACTGCAGGCACTAGGACCATGTAGCACATTGTGATAATGGCAATTGGGACAGAGCCGAAGCTGATGCAATTGTTAATCCGGACCAAATGTTCAGCCTACCAATATGTTACACTGAAGCAGCAATAAAAGAGACAGCGGACGTTCACTCCAAATATTTGGTGTTAGTACCGAGTAAGGACACTGTAAATGATCAAACTAAACATGATAGAGTTTTATTCTTTTATTCAAGTTGTACAAACTATAGGATAGCACCAATGTATCAAAAGAATGTGTTGAATGCAAATCAATATCAGTCCAAAAAAACAAATTAGGCTGCCCTGCAGACCTATTGGCCCCACCGAGGGGTATTTACACGATTACACAAGTTAGCACCACATTTGTAAACGaagatttctttttttaaaaactgcaggAGATATCAAAATGGGCCCCATCCAATACAGGTCCACCAATCTCCACACTTGGGTATGTatgggaattgtaaaggcaaccaTGTGCAGAgtcccccaccctggtgtgcaggtTTAAAATCGCTCTGTGAATTAATTGCCCCCATTGTCAGATGGGTGGAATGGaaacctctccctcctcctcctcccccaccagcAGTTGACCCTTGTCCATCAGTGTCCATCAGCTCAACATTCCTCGACCAGCACCACGTTGGAACAGTACAGCTTGCGCTTGATGATTCGGAACCTGGGGCTGAGCCGGAGGGCCTGGCTGAACCCTGGGGTGAAGGAAGGGCCAGAAGTCAACAGGTCCTGGACCTTGGACCAGAACCCTCCTTCCAATCTCAACACCAGGGCCAGCTCGAAGGTGGGCGCCAGGCTGCCGTCCACCACGATGCGGTCCACGTCCTTGCAGACGTGGCCATCCTCCACGCTGAGGTGGAGCACGGCGCCCCTCAGACCGCAGGGCTCGCTGGCTGCCAGCCTCAGCAGCTCCTCGGCCACCTGGGCGCTCAGCTCCCCCGGGATCAGCAGCTTGAAGCACCGCAGCGCCGCGCCTTTGGCTTCGCTCAGGCTCTGCTCGATCAGGTGCATCACGTCGGCGCACAGGTACTCCTCGAACGGGTCGTCGGTCACAGAGTCCCGGTCCGACTCCAAGCTCCCATAGTCTGCAGTAAcatgtagagagagggagggagggagggagagagagagacatgggGATTACAACAGAGTCCTTGAGTTATCCAAATGTGATATGAGAATGTGAtatgagattgatcagccatgatcacattgaatggcggtgctggctcgaagggccgaatggcctactcctgcacctattgtctattgatagtttTACATCAAGGTTAAAAGCGATTTAGTTCATTCAAGTCTTAAATTTAAACAAAGCAAACTGAGGGTGAGTTGAGTAAGGCAACCAACAAAAATGTGGTTAATGGGAATTTTCATATTATTTCCCTTCACTTTACAGAGGGCAGGGCaaagttacatagaaaataggtgcaggaggaggccattcggcccttcgagcctgcaccgccattcaatatgatcatggctgatcatccaactcagtatcctgtacctgccttctctccataccccctgatccctttagccacaagggccacatctaacgccctcttaaatacagccaatgaactggcctcaactaccttctgtggcagagaatgcacaGTCAGAGCGGAGAGACCAGAGCCAAGccaagcggggagggagggacggacacGATGAACTGCAGGTGCGGCAACTTccccagcaaaacacaaagtgcaggaggaactcggcAGCCTCCAGAGGGAAGACTGGAGCcgcttgttgaaagactggagcgactaggtttgtatacactggaatttagaaggacgagaggggatcttatcgaaacgtataagattattaaggggttggacaccttagaggcaggaaacatgttcccaatgttgggggagtccagaacaaggggccacagtttaagaataaggggtaggccatttagaacggagatgaggaaaacactttttcagtcagagagtgaagaaggtgtggaattctctgcctcagagggcagtggaggccaattctctgaatgcattcaagagagagctagatagagctcttaaggatagcggagtcagggggtatggggagaaggcaggaacggggtactgattgagaatgatcaaccatgatcacattgaatggtggtgctggctcgaagggccgaatggcctcctcctgcacctattggaatggacaggcgacgtttgactttaaaggtcccgacccgaaacatcgtttaTCCATTCTCCCCTCAGATGTTTAGAtcagatcggtctgaagaagggtctcgacccgaaacgtcacccatcccctctctcctagatgctgcctgacctgctgagttactccagcatttggtgatacaTCCctcccctcagatgctgcctgacccgttgagttactccggcacttttgcgTTTTAAAACCAACCCACCAGAGAATTGGGCTGCTAAAAAATAAACATCTCGCCACAGGCAACTGGAGCATGCAGACCAGGGCGAAACaaattgaagggagacacaaaatgctggagtaactcagcgggtcaggcagcatctcgagagattaGAACAATTAAACAAattttaaacaaaacaaatttaaagtgcagtctatccagtctgaagaagggtctcgacccgaaacgtcacccattccttctctcctgagatgctgcctgacctgctgagttactccagcattttgtgaataaataccttcgatttgtaccagcatctgcagttattttcttacattacagagtctattcggcccatcgattctattaaggtccccccacccccaagtCTCCAGTTTCCCCCTCTATTGTCTACACTACCCCTCTTCACGCCCCAGTGTGCATTAACACACATTAACAGcagtgtggattaacacactctGCGAGGAGAGGCGTTGTTACATTAagagtttaggaaagaactgctggtttaaaacgaagataggcacagaatgctggagtaactcagtgggacagggcaggcagcatctctggagagaatgaatgggcgatgttttgggacaAGACACAGTCTTCAgattgaggtatttattcacaaaatgctggagtaactcagcaggtcgggcagcatctctggagagaaggaatgggcgaattttttgggtcgagacagacagagtcagggggggggggggggggaagagggaagagagagattgGCGTTGTGTTGGTCGGCACACATTCACAAGACAGTTACACAGGTTCCCTGCAAAGGTACTCACCGCTGTCAGTGTCCAGGTCGGGCTGGGCTTTGCGTTCAGGGTGGCACGGCTGGTGGTGTTGAGCCGGGGAGCCGCCAGTCAGGTCGGCGAATCTCTGCAGCAGCAGCTTCCCCCAGGAGGTGGTGAGCAGaggagggggaggcgagggggctACGGCGCGTCCGTGACACATCTCTCAGAGCTGGGGGAGGCGAGGAGACCGGTGAGAACAGAGCCACACAAGGACCGTGTGCCGGGCGGAGTGGCAAGCGTCTGCTGCCGCTACACTGCCTCTTATATTGGATACAATATTGGATACACTCGCGGGCCCCGCCCACTGCTCCCTAATAAGGAGCGGCGCTCCATGTAGCAACACGGCTCACGCTCGCCACGTCCCAAGCCCTTGTGACCAAAGCCCCACCTCTCTGAGACACCTTCTACCCCAGCCCAAGTCAGGCAAGGACAGGTACAATGAATCAATgcgttttcaagattcaagagattcaagatatctttatttgtcatacaaaaaaacaagttttttggacgaaagtTAGTCACCAATTGGCACTGGGGCGTGAAGAGGGGCAGTGTAGACAATAGAGGGGAAACTggagacttgggggggggggggaccttaatagaatcgatgggccgatgggactCTGTAatgtagtcaatagtcaatagtcgtttatttgccacatacacataaatgtgtagtgaaatgaaacattgcccgcagttcaacaataagaccaataagaataatcaataaaaatgcaataacacatacaatcatagactaacaccaaacaaaagaaacgtccatcacagtgagtctcctccagtcccctcctcactgtgatggaaggccagaatgtctttttctcttcccctgccgtgtaagaaaataactgcagatgctggtacaaatcgaaggtatttattcacaaaatgctgaagtaacagcaggtcaggcagcatctcaggagagaaggaatgggtcgagacccttcttcagatggatgtcagggggcgggacaaaggaaggatataggtggagacaggaaggtagagggagaactgggaaggaggaggggaagagagggacagaggaactatctggccaagtatgtgcatatacaaggaatgagcatttagaaggatgagaggggatcttatcgaaacgtataagattattaaggggttggacacgttagaggcaggaaacatgttcccaatgttgggggagtccagaacaaggggccacagtttaagaataaggagtaggccatttagaactgagatgaggaaaaacattttcagtcagagagttgtgaatctgtggaattctctgcctcagaaggcagtggaggtcaattctctgaatgcattcaagagagagctagatagagctcttaaggatagcggagtcagggggtatgggggcaggaacggggtactgattgagaatgatcagccatgatcatattgaatggcggtgctggctcgaagggccgaatggcctcctcctgcacctattgtctattgtctattgaatgtataCAAGGGAGACTAGAAATATACAAGGAGATTCGCTGTGAGCGGATGTgattccaacaataagagcaataaaataagcaaattacacaaccccaaccaacacaaaacacaaaacaaaaagaaacatccatcacagtgagtctcctccagtcccctccttactgtgatggaaggccagaatgtcacatAGGTGCagcagtcggccattcggcccttcgagccagcaccgccattcaatatatatcacaaaaagctggagtaactcagcgggtcaggcagcatctcaggagagaaggaatgggtgacgttccgggttgagacccttcttcagactgatgtcattcaattcactggcattcagcaccgccattcaatatgatcacccaaaatcagtaccccgttcctgccttctccccatatccccaagaGCTATCCCCAAttcgctcttgaaaacatccggcgaattggcctccactgcattctgtgccagagaattccacagattcacaactctccaggtgtaaatgtttttcctcatctcagtcctaaatggcctagcccttattcttaaactgtgaccccttgattctagactcccccaacatcaggaacatttttcatgcatctcagCACATTACATCatccattgcttttctccagagatgctgcctgtcccgctgagttactccagcattttgtgtctatcttcgggcaaGAACAGAACAGGCACAAATATgttcaaaggaactgcagatgctggtttacaccgaggacagcatctctggagagaatgaatgggggtgaaggttcaggtcgaggcccttcttcagactgagagtcaggggagggggacactagagagtcaggggagggggagactagaAATATAGACGGGTAAGGTTTGAGGACAGATCAAAGCCGATAATTTTCAAGGATGTCTTTCGGAaggaaaagcagatgctggttatatacctgaggtagacacaaaatggtggagtaactcagcgggtcaggcagcatttctggagagaaggaatgggtgacgtttcgggtcaagacccttcttcagactgagtgtcaggggagagggagagtggattatggaagggcaaggtgtgaaaaggataGATCAAAACACAATGATCAAGGAATTGTAGAtagtcccaaaatgctggagtaacacagaggcaacatctctggagagcaggaatggttgatatttcgggtcgagtcccttcaccACGGGTGAGGGAGACGACCAGACTATCAGCatcaaggtgtgaaaatgacagatcaaagcggacgctggtcaaggaaatgtagaatggttcattgttagctgagggggagGGTGACACCGAGACATACAATCAGGACTAATAATCAGGAGgacactggtcggagaactaggtgggggagggacagagagagagggttacttgaagttagagaaatcactatTCATACCCTGCTGGGTTCTCAGCTGCCCAAGGACAGAACAAGCAGTGCTCGGCACCTCACTGCAGTCagggtcttttagtttagttgtgtttaatgtgtggaaacaggcccttcgtcccagttAACTGAGTTAACATTCACACTATTCTGCATTaatgtagggacaatttacaattataccgaagccaattagctctccaaacctgtgtgtctttggagtctgggatgaAACAGGATATCCCGGTAATAACCCACCCAGatcagaaggtacaaactccatacagacagcacccatggtcaggatcgaacccgggtctctgagggttgctgtgaggcaggaactctaccactgcagctTTAAGCCCTGCTTACTACACAGGTCCAGCACTAAGTCTTTGCAGCTTTTTTTCTagtatggattaaaaaaaaaaatcttttgtttCAAATTTGCAGATCTGCagtgtgtgatttttttttttgtgtgcagtTTGTTCTGGGCTGGTCGCCAACTGCAGTTTGTGcaaaggagagagagagcgagagagaaacaGCAAGAGCTGGGACATCAAGTCCTTGGCATTTCGCCAGCAAGCGAAAGGCTGTGCTCGGCACGTCGTTAATCAACTCAGTTCAGTACAGTATGCTTTCCCTTgcggctttgcagaaaccttcaTAACATAATCCGCGATGCAATGTCAAAGTAATGTGAGGCAGATGTGGattggacaggggagggggagggggaatcttaaagaacagtacagaagatagacacaaagtgctggagtaactcagcgggtcaggcagtatctctggagaatttttatcttcggtttcaaaccaatatctgcagttcctttccacacaaagaacagtacagcacaggatcggatccattggcccacaatgtttgtgtcacaCATattgctaagttaaactgatctcatccgcctgcacatgatccatgtccctcgttTCACTGTActctcatgtgcctatccaaagcctcttaaatgtcactatcgtccAAGTATcttgataaatattttttaagCTTATACCGCAGAAAGCCCACAGAGCAACCAGCCCCCACAAATTGACCTAAATGGACGTGTAACATGTTTGCATTTCTAAGGCAGTttgcattatttttaataatgaaGCATGAAAACTTACATTTACAGGGACACGATCAGGCCGTTCAGAAGCATCTTAAGAGCATTTACTCTGTTTTAAGGACAGCCATTGCTCATGATCAAGCCAGCAAGATCCCACAGGTAGGAATAAAATAAACCGGTTGCATTTGGTTGCCAAATGTTGGCGGAACCTGCCATTATCTCAACAACAACATGCATTATGTGTAAACTCAGACATTAATGTAAAGCCTGAGCCCCACGAGTATGAAAAGGTGTCATCATCAGTGGTGTAGAGAAGCAAAACCACAGTTGAACATTTGGTGGGttgcaaaacagaaaataaagtCCGCAGTTTTAAGGAGTCAGCTGTGAAACAGTCCTGGAAAGTGGATTCGAATTTCACTCTATTGACCTGACTACAAatacgtctgaagaaaggttcactcatcctttttccccagagatgctgcctgacccgctgagttactccagcattttgtgcctacggtATAattaccaacatttgcagttcctacctacacaaatATGGGGCCTAGCATTTGTGTACAGTATTGAGGAAGTGGTCTGCTGTTGGAGGTACTGTGCTTTGCGTGAGGTGTTCAGACTGAGACCACATGTCTTTACCTTCTTGTAAACAACCCATGAGcaatgtaggaacaaggaactgcagatggtggttgatGCCCAAaagggcacaaaaggctggaggaactcagcaggtcaggtagcatctgttgagaacatgatgctacctgacttttcgagttgagacccttcttcagaccatgagcATTTTTTTGAGGAAAAGAAAGGCCACtatcactgaagacagacacaaaatgctgcagtaactcagcgggtcaggcagcatccctggggaaaaggaataggtgacgttcaataagtcataaggtcatgtgagaggagcagaattaggccattcggcccatcaagtctaccctgccattcaatcatggctgatctatctctccctcctaaccccattctcctaccttctccccaagaAGGGGTCGGGTCATTGCAGCTTGAATATTTATTCCACAATAAGCAACCAGTCAAGTATAATTGAAAATGATAAAAAGCCGCAGGTGCTGAAAAtctaacagaaaatactggaattactcagcaggtcaacctgAAATTTTAATTCTGTTCCACACCCCACTGACGTGGctgtgcctgatctgctgagtctaTCTGGTATGTTCTGATTTGACTCCAGTCACAATTGCATTACTTGTTTTCAGAGCTTGTTTACAATATTTGCTGCTGCCTCTTCCACCTTCCAGCAGAGATTTTATGTTAATTATAAAAACATTGAGAAATCATGTGGCTGAAAACAATACTGTAAAATGTGAAGCTTAAATTCTAACAGAGGAGCAGAAGTTGGAGAGTGGAATCAAGGAGTTCTATGGAGGGCAATTAACTTATGTAAATGAACTCCTGCCCACTGCAAAAGAAGGAatgttttgtaagaaaataactgcaaatgctggtacaaatcgaaggtatttattcacaaaatgctggagtaactcagcaggtcaggcagcatctcaggagagaaggaatgggtgacgtttcgggtcgagactcttcttcagactgaagacttcttcacccattcaaaccggttccatgttccatgtcggtcgagacccgaaacgtcacccattccttctctcctgagatgctgcctgacctgctgagttactccagcattttgtgtacaagaatgttttgtttagtttagtttgtacagcgcggaaacaggcccttcggcccaccgagtccgcgccgaccagcgatctctgcacattaacactatccgacacacacactggacaatttacacatacaccaagccaattaacctacatacctgtacgtctttggagtgtgggaggaaacccacgcggtcacggggagaacgtacaaacgccgtacagacaacacctgtagacgggatcgaaactgggtctctggtgctgcaagtgctgtaaggcagcaactctaccattgtaccaccgtgccgctcaatttTACAAAATTGATAGGCATGGACAGGGAAGATTGAGTCGAAGTCTcacatactggagggcatagctttaaggtgagaggagcaaagtgtaaaggagatgtgtgaggtaagttctttacacagagtggtgggtgtctggaacacaacGGCCAGGGGTGATGGGGGAAGCATACACCTTGATGTTTGAGAGGTATTGAGGTAGGCACGTGCAGGTAGATGGCGTTAAGTTAACTCGGCatcatggtcagtatggacattgtgggtcaaaaggcctgtcaTTTTTGCGCTGGGcatcagtcaagtcaagtttatttgtcacatgcacatagacgatgtgcagtgaaatgaaagtggcaatgcctgcggattgtgcacaaaaaagaattacagttacagcatataaataaaagttaatacagagaagacaaaatttagtccctggagttataaaagttaacagtcctgatggcctgtgggaagaagctccgtctcatcctctccgtgccTTGAGTTAATTAAATTGATTAAGATCCTGTTCCAAATCATGGAAATACACAGGAGAGTCCCGAACTGAAAggtttgactgaagaagggtcccgaaccaaaatatCACGATCCATGTTTACCATCAATGTTTGTTGGCAACGTAACTGTTTGTTAAGGCAATGATAGAAGATCCAGCATCTTTGGAGCACGTCTGAAGTGCTTCAAGTTTCCCAACCACCTTCTCATGGAAGGAGCAATAAACGCTGACTCTGCCAATGAACATTCTGAACagaagaataaataaataaataaataaaagccgAAACTTGGTAGTCTGATTTTTTTCCCTTACTTGGCTTGGCCTCTGATTTACCACAAAGCTGACAGCCTTTGACTGACAGAAGTTTTAACTTAATCCATTTATTTACAGTAAAAAGACCAAAAACCAGGTCTTTATGCTGTATAACAGGTATGGCTGACCGTATAATTCTGGACGCACAAATCCCCCCCAAGTGCTCAGATGGGGAACTGCTGAAGCCGAGGTTGGACAGAGTTATTTAGGTCAGTGCAGCTGTTGGGAAACAGAGAGGTGGTGGTTGAAAGCTGCAATGGTGACGAGGAGCGATAGTACCCACAAAGGAAGTCGTGATGTTGGTTAGACGCAAACTGGTGCCGTGAGAGATACGGAAATCTGATGAGAGAGATTTGGTTTGGACGTGGAATTTGCAAAATTGAATCGGTGGGGGTTCGTTCGGCAGACAATCCTGCAGGAAGGTAAATATACACCAAAAGATAGGGAGGaggcactaggaactgcagatgccggattcTTCAGTgaaatacacagtgctggaggaactcaatggcccAGGCagcatttgaattgaattgaattgaataaattttattggcca
Coding sequences:
- the ddit4 gene encoding DNA damage-inducible transcript 4 protein, translated to MCHGRAVAPSPPPPLLTTSWGKLLLQRFADLTGGSPAQHHQPCHPERKAQPDLDTDSDYGSLESDRDSVTDDPFEEYLCADVMHLIEQSLSEAKGAALRCFKLLIPGELSAQVAEELLRLAASEPCGLRGAVLHLSVEDGHVCKDVDRIVVDGSLAPTFELALVLRLEGGFWSKVQDLLTSGPSFTPGFSQALRLSPRFRIIKRKLYCSNVVLVEEC